AGTTGGACGATTCGACCGGCAACGCAACACTGAAAGACGGAGTCAGCTTTAGCGATATTTCCTTGCCCGGCCGGGGAACCTTTAGCTCCGGAGAGGTGACGGTGCGCATTCACCCGACGGGCTGGTTGGAAGAGACCATCATTCATCTGCAGGATTCAAACAAGAACGCATTGACCCTGCGCGTGAACCCGTTGACCGGCAGCAGTGAAATATTCGCCGGCTACCGGGACTTCCAGGTGAATTGAGACTTGCCCAGCCGGAGTTTCACGACAGGAGATTGCACAACAACTTGGAAACGCATTCGGACACAGGGATTTTCATGACGAAAATCACTCGCGCACAAACCGCAACACCCACAGGCTCGGCCGGCTTCACCCTGCTCGAGATCATGATCGCCCTGGCCATCATCAGTATCGCGCTGACGGCCCTGCTCAGCCTGGGGAACCGCAGCATCGCCGTTCATGAGCGTTTGCAGCGCATGACCCAGGCCACGCTGCTGGCCCAATACAAGATCAGTGAAATTGAAGTTTCTGCCGGGAATGCCTTCCAGCAGGATAAGGAAACCGGCGTATTTGACAAACCCAACGAAGCCTACAAGTGGCGGGTGGATTATTCAGATACCCCCTTGCCATCCATCAAAATGGTCAGCGTCACGGTCAGTTGGGGTGAAGAAGACAGCAATGAAGCGGTCACCATTGACTCTTTCATCTTTTAAATATCGCCCGGGGCGCCAGTCACAGCAGGGCTTCACCTTGATCGAAGTCCTGGTTGCGGTCACCATTATCGCGATAACGATTGCCACGGTTTACGGCGTCTTTTCATCGGTCAGTACGGCCAAGAACAAACTCGACGCTGCCAGTGAAATTTATCAGAGCGCCCGGGTTGTTTTCGACCGCTTCGGTCGTGAACTGCATGGTGCCTATTTAAGCAGCTCCAACCGGGACAGTATTTTCCAAGGGGGCAAGACTGCGGACGGCGAACTCTACCTGGAGCTGAGCACAACCACAGCGTCACCGTTGAGCAGCCAGGGCAAAGGGTTTGCCCTGATAAGATATACCCTGGTTGAGGACACGGAAGCCGAAGACGGCAGCAAAGTCATTTTGCGCACCGAGCAGCCCCTGTTTCAGAGAGAATCCGACAGCACACCCACGGCAATGCGCCTGGTGAAGGGGATTCGCCTGATGACCTTGCGTTATTATGCGGATGCCGGCTGGCATGACAGTTGGGACTCGAAGACCAGCGGAATGCCCGAAATTGTCGAAATGGAAATCCGCTTTCAGGACGGAGAGAACGCCGACATCCCGTTTCTATCGGCGTTCACGATTCCGGAAAAGAGTCAGTAATGGCAGTGCTGCGTAACAATCAAAACGGCATGGCTCTGCTGCTGGTCCTGGTGATTATTACCCTGCTGACCTCGTTATTGATGGAATTGTCCTATTCAACCCTGGTCGATCAGCGGCTGACTGAGACCTTTCGCGACAGTACCAAGGCCTATTACCTAGCAAAGGGGGGGATTGCTGCCGGCCGGATGTTGCTGAAGGCGGATAAAAACGATTATGATTCCACCGACGAACTCTGGCACACGGGGATCATCAGTTACCCGGTTGGACAAGGAGCGGTCTCGGTGGCCATCACCGATCTTGACGGAAAGCTGGCCATCAACGAACTGGTTAATGGGAACAACCCGCAAACCGTGGTCGTTGACCGCTTCTATCGCCTCTTCTCGTCACTTGAAATCGAGCATTTGGCTAATCCGGCAGAATTGGTCGCAGCCCTGATCGACTGGCTTGACAGTGGTAGCCAAAATTACCAGTTGATCCAGACTGACAACCTCGATATTCCGGTGTCAGGGGCCGAGAACGATTATTATCAGGGTCTTGCAAACGGCTATTCGTGTAAAAACGGACCGCTGGAATCCATGGATGAACTGCTGCTGATCAAAGGATTTTCCCAGGAAGTGGTGAATATCGTCGCCCCTTACCTGACGGTGAACGGCAGTAATAAGATCAATATCAATACCGCCAGCGACAAAGTCTTGCTGTCGTTAAGTTCACAGCTTGATGAACAGACGATCGAGGTCATTCTGGAGCGTCGCCAGGACGGCCCCATTGAAAAAATGACCGAGTTGGAAAGTCTGCTGACCGATGAGGCCTACAGCATATTGAAGAGCCTGGCCAACCAGGACCTGTTGGGAACCGAGAGCCGCTATTATCGAATTGACTCGGAAGCCATGGTCAACGACGGCCGGCAACGGCTGGTTGCAGAAGTCGACAAGAAAAACAACCAACTTCTTTTTATCAGAGTGGAATAGACACTATGGCAAAACGTTTTTTCGGCCTTGACATCAGTCCCCGCTGCACCTACCTGGCGGTACTCGACTACGACCGGGGAGAGTTGAGCAAAATCCAGCTGCTGGAGAGCCATCGTCAGGACCTGTCGGCGCAGCTGGCCGAGTTGACCGAAAATCTTGACGGCGACTTCAAAATAGGCGATCGCCTGGCCGCCGCGCTGCCGGCAAAATCCGCCTATGTGAGGGAATTGAAATTCCCGTTCAGCGAAACCAAAAAGATCCTCGCGGCCCTGCCCTTTACCCTCAGTGCCCAGATTCCCGTCGCCATTGAAGACTGTGCGACAGCCGCGCTTCCCAACATGGTGAAAGCCGAGGAACAGACCCTGGTCACTGCGGCGGCGGTGCCGAAGCGGATCGTCCAGGAGATCCTCACCCAGACCGAAGATTTTGGGATGCCCCTGCATACCCTTGATCTGCAACCCTATGCGCTGCTCTATGGGCTGGAAGAACAAATCACCGACGGCATTCTGGTCGCTGCAACCAGTCAGGAAACAACCATCTCCCGGCTCAGCCAGGGGTCACTGGCCGAGTACCGCCTGCTGCCGGAAAAACTGAGCAAAAAAAATGCCCCCCGCGCCGTGCGGGAAGTCCAGGCGCTGGTCTCCAAGGCGACTGACCAGAGCAAGCACATTTATTTGATCGGCGATTCGCTTGCCGAAGAATTCACCGACCTGTTGCTGGAGCAGGAGCTCATCGTCAAGGAGCTGACCATGACTCTGGCCGGCCAGACGATTCCTGCGGCCTATCTCCCGGCAACGGCATTGGCTTTCCGGGCAGGGGCCGGCAAAAGTAAAAAATCCTTTAACTTCCGCCAGGGAGCATTCGCCCTGAAAGGGGAGTGGCAGAAGCTGAAAAGGGCCCTCTGGGCCACCGCGGCGCTGGCCCTCCTGACAGTCGCAGTCATTGGCGCCGCCGCCGGCTTGAAATATCGGATCAAGCTGAACGAAGCCGACCAGTTGCAACGGGAAATCGTCAATATCTATCGGCAGACTTTCCCCAACGCCAATACCATTGTCGATGTCCCCCTGCAGATGCAGAGCGCCATCAACGACCTGCGCGAAAAAAGCAGTCTGGTCGGCGGAACTCAACCCCAGGCCCTGGAGGTCCTGAAAACGGTTTCGGACATGGTGGAAAACGTGGCTCTTGAAGTCCAGGAATTCAACTATACGCCCACAGAAGCCAGAGTTTCCGGTAGCACCACCTCCTTTGAAGCCGTCAACCAGATCACTGAACAACTGACCGCTTCCCCGCTCTTCACCCAGGTACAGGTTGCAGATGCCCAAATGGCCCTCAAAGGGAATAAAATCAACTTTCGCCTGATATTGACACTTGCCAAGGAAGGTGCAGGATCATGATCAACCGGATTGCGCAACTGGAGCGGCGGGAAAAAATCCTGTTGCTGGTCGGAGCTGTTTTTATCGTTGTGGTTGTGCTCATCTACGGTGTCTACGACCCCTACCGCAACGCTCTGAGCCGGGCTCAACGCTCTATTGCCACCAAATATCAACAAATCGATCAGGTCAGGGCGTTGCAGGCAGAGTATCTGGCCCTGCAAGGGCAGATGAACCGTGCCGAAAGCAAGCTGGTCAAGCGCAGCGGTGTTTCCGCACTGGCCATGGTTGAAGATATCGCCTCACGCATCGGCAGTCGCGAAAACTTGAGCTACATTCGCCCGCAGCCGGCCCAAACCCAGGGTGAAATCCATATTGAAAACCTGGATGTCAAACTGGAGCGTTTGTCCTTGCAGCAGGTGCTGCAGTTGCTCTGGGGAGTCGAGTCTGCCCAGACCCAGATGCAGATCAAAAATCTGCGGCTCAAGCAAAGATTCGACAACCCGGCTCAAACAGATCTCACCATGACCGTATCCGTATTCAGGAAGAATCGATGAAGAAACTGGGCTCTCCCATCAAATTCCATTGGCTGAAATTATTTTCCATTGGCCTGATTCTGTTTATTTTCGGTCTGCTGATCGGTCTTGCCGTCTCATTTCCAAGCGGAATCCTCGAAAAACGCCTGGCCAGGGAAATCGAAAAACAGGGGCAGGTTGCCATTGACGACGGGAGCATCAGCCTTGGCTTGCTGAAAGTCAAAGGCACCGGCGTGGTGGTGCGGTCGCAGAAGGATCTCTGGCCTCCGGTCGAAATCAGCTCGTTTGACCTGACTCCGTTATGGCTGTCGCTGTTTTCCGGCAATCCCGGCCTGCATCTGGACAGCCGGCTGCTGGACGGCCAACTGCAGGCCGATCTGTATCGGAACGGCAGCCTGCAGGCCAGTGCTGATGGACTGAAGCTGGACTTTCCACTCCAAAACGGCTGGAACATGAAAGTGTCGGGAGTGCTCTCCGCGGCTCATGTCGAAGGGACGGTTCCGTTGGATCAGACCTCCCCCAGCCGCATTGATCTGACCCTGGCCAATGTCAATGTTGCCGAAACCGGTAAAACCACCGCGATGCTCAAACTGGGCACAATCACCCTGAAAGCGAGCGGCCGCGGGCAGAATTTCAGAATTGAGACATTGAGTGCCGCAGGGGGGGATTTTGCGGTCAGCGGCCGTGGCAACCTGCGCGTCGGTTCCAGTCCAGCCAAAAGCATGCTCAGTCTGCGCCTCGAAATAGACCCACAACCGGGAGTTGATCCGGCGCTGGTCGAACTTTTAAAACTGGCCGCTCACGAACGGTCCGGTGGCGGGTATGAACTGCGGGTCAGTGGGAATATGGCAAGACCGACCGTCAACTGACCCCGCATCCACAGTGTGACTGCCGCTCAGCGCAGCCCGGAAATATAGTCCAGATAATCCTGGCGACCTTGTTCAAAGCGCAGAAACCTGACCCCCATACCGGCTTTATTGGCCAGACGAACCAGATTAGGGGGAACTTTCTTGGCCCAGCGCACCTGCCCCTCGGCCAGGACCCGGGTCTGATCAGGCAGGTGAATTTCCAACCGCACCCTGCACCCGGGAGCCTCCGGTTGCCCGGTGATCAGGAATAACCCATCTAAAGAGGTGTCTCCGGTAAAGGCCATCCGTTTAACTTCATCGATGCCGAATCGGACTTTCAAGCGCTTCCGCTTGCGTTCCTGGCCACGCTGTTCAGCCATCAGGGTGGTCTCCTTTCTGACACCGGCTTGTCAAAGTCTTCCCCTGCCCTGCAAATCGTTATTCGCCCCGATGGGAAAGACCACAATTTATTGAAAGAACGATAACCTCTGTCCCGGTCGTCATCCCGGAAGCGTCGTTTACCAATTTGTTACAAATCATAACATTTCTTTGCTGCGGAAGATGCCTTTTTAGCAGCTCCTCACCCATCTCGACAGAATTCAAGCTGGACGCGTTTGTAAAATCAGCCCTGCCGATCCTATCATAGCGAAGGCGATCCAGCCCTGAGGTCTCTCGGTGGATTGGCACGATTCTGCTTGAGAGCAGCGTTGCCGCACAAGGAGAATATCCCGAACGGCTTGGTTTGCAGCTCGTTGCAATTACCTACCTATTTGGTATTATTTACACTTATCAATTTCTCTCTCAAGTGAAAATCAAATAACTTTCCATCATTCTGAATGGTATTGCGATATGGCTAAAACCATTGCCCTTTTTTTCAAAAAAGAATCCTCCGTTGGCATCCTGTTGATGATCGCCACACTCCTTGCTATTGTTCTTGCCAACTCACCTTTTGCCAGGGTGTATGATTACTTTCTTGACACCCCCTTTGAAGTCAGGCTCGGCAACCAATTGCATATCGCCAAACCCCTGCTGCTATGGATAAACGACGGGCTCATGGCGGTTTTCTTTGTTCTCATCGGCCTGGA
This genomic window from Pelobacter seleniigenes DSM 18267 contains:
- the gspI gene encoding type II secretion system minor pseudopilin GspI, with the translated sequence MTKITRAQTATPTGSAGFTLLEIMIALAIISIALTALLSLGNRSIAVHERLQRMTQATLLAQYKISEIEVSAGNAFQQDKETGVFDKPNEAYKWRVDYSDTPLPSIKMVSVTVSWGEEDSNEAVTIDSFIF
- a CDS encoding type II secretion system protein GspJ, yielding MKRSPLTLSSFKYRPGRQSQQGFTLIEVLVAVTIIAITIATVYGVFSSVSTAKNKLDAASEIYQSARVVFDRFGRELHGAYLSSSNRDSIFQGGKTADGELYLELSTTTASPLSSQGKGFALIRYTLVEDTEAEDGSKVILRTEQPLFQRESDSTPTAMRLVKGIRLMTLRYYADAGWHDSWDSKTSGMPEIVEMEIRFQDGENADIPFLSAFTIPEKSQ
- the gspK gene encoding type II secretion system minor pseudopilin GspK, translated to MAVLRNNQNGMALLLVLVIITLLTSLLMELSYSTLVDQRLTETFRDSTKAYYLAKGGIAAGRMLLKADKNDYDSTDELWHTGIISYPVGQGAVSVAITDLDGKLAINELVNGNNPQTVVVDRFYRLFSSLEIEHLANPAELVAALIDWLDSGSQNYQLIQTDNLDIPVSGAENDYYQGLANGYSCKNGPLESMDELLLIKGFSQEVVNIVAPYLTVNGSNKININTASDKVLLSLSSQLDEQTIEVILERRQDGPIEKMTELESLLTDEAYSILKSLANQDLLGTESRYYRIDSEAMVNDGRQRLVAEVDKKNNQLLFIRVE
- the gspL gene encoding type II secretion system protein GspL; this translates as MAKRFFGLDISPRCTYLAVLDYDRGELSKIQLLESHRQDLSAQLAELTENLDGDFKIGDRLAAALPAKSAYVRELKFPFSETKKILAALPFTLSAQIPVAIEDCATAALPNMVKAEEQTLVTAAAVPKRIVQEILTQTEDFGMPLHTLDLQPYALLYGLEEQITDGILVAATSQETTISRLSQGSLAEYRLLPEKLSKKNAPRAVREVQALVSKATDQSKHIYLIGDSLAEEFTDLLLEQELIVKELTMTLAGQTIPAAYLPATALAFRAGAGKSKKSFNFRQGAFALKGEWQKLKRALWATAALALLTVAVIGAAAGLKYRIKLNEADQLQREIVNIYRQTFPNANTIVDVPLQMQSAINDLREKSSLVGGTQPQALEVLKTVSDMVENVALEVQEFNYTPTEARVSGSTTSFEAVNQITEQLTASPLFTQVQVADAQMALKGNKINFRLILTLAKEGAGS
- the gspM gene encoding type II secretion system protein GspM, translating into MINRIAQLERREKILLLVGAVFIVVVVLIYGVYDPYRNALSRAQRSIATKYQQIDQVRALQAEYLALQGQMNRAESKLVKRSGVSALAMVEDIASRIGSRENLSYIRPQPAQTQGEIHIENLDVKLERLSLQQVLQLLWGVESAQTQMQIKNLRLKQRFDNPAQTDLTMTVSVFRKNR
- the gspN gene encoding type II secretion system protein GspN, with protein sequence MKKLGSPIKFHWLKLFSIGLILFIFGLLIGLAVSFPSGILEKRLAREIEKQGQVAIDDGSISLGLLKVKGTGVVVRSQKDLWPPVEISSFDLTPLWLSLFSGNPGLHLDSRLLDGQLQADLYRNGSLQASADGLKLDFPLQNGWNMKVSGVLSAAHVEGTVPLDQTSPSRIDLTLANVNVAETGKTTAMLKLGTITLKASGRGQNFRIETLSAAGGDFAVSGRGNLRVGSSPAKSMLSLRLEIDPQPGVDPALVELLKLAAHERSGGGYELRVSGNMARPTVN
- a CDS encoding PilZ domain-containing protein, which encodes MAEQRGQERKRKRLKVRFGIDEVKRMAFTGDTSLDGLFLITGQPEAPGCRVRLEIHLPDQTRVLAEGQVRWAKKVPPNLVRLANKAGMGVRFLRFEQGRQDYLDYISGLR